The following are encoded in a window of Esox lucius isolate fEsoLuc1 chromosome 14, fEsoLuc1.pri, whole genome shotgun sequence genomic DNA:
- the LOC105014904 gene encoding forkhead box protein N4 isoform X3: MTIATPRMSAVCRKSGNIVNLHRSSSQGFGQLTAEPSQQCEDLPGDLPSLSWLTTVDVPRLQQMAAGRQAFHNTAAWGSTLQHTDQRSKMNTALGHETMVPPPSNNAVYPGSDVPASGYPGGGVPYCSTLAIQQNSSRSLYNSPFYHNQSLCERHAAVISISDPHSNQDLLGQAKAFPKPIYSYSCLIAMALKNSRSGSLPVSDIYGFMKDHFPYFKTAPDGWKNSVRHNLSLNKCFVKVENKQGGPTSSTRKGCLWALNPAKMDKMEEEMQKGRRKDPTAIRRSMSNPDELDRLITDRPDGCQRKTCDPRKCFPSSACPPPLSGHHFQVLNPACLGDPCSPVPAQTPPLHAVPISQQEPYRPQHGLYSLHPDITAEADALETSIMEFAGNLWEEMTEEGFSLDTLGSPLCLSDCELSASSPEVQPLVDLQVSGLYATPVGPSQYVAGTQAGGRAIALL; encoded by the exons ATGACCATTGCTACTCCCAGAATGTCAGCGGTTTGCAGAAAATCTGGAAACATCGTTAATCTTCACAGGTCATCATCACAAGGTTTCGG GCAGCTGACCGCTGAGCCATCCCAGCAGTGTGAGGATCTACCCGGGGACCTGCCGTCTCTGTCCTGGCTCACCACCGTGGATGTACCCAGGCTTCAGCAGATggctgcaggcaggcaggccttCCACAACACAGCAGCCTGGGGCAGTACCCTCCaacacacag ACCAGCGAAGCAAAATGAACACAGCTCTAGGACATGAAACCATGGTCCCTCCCCCTAGCAAC AATGCGGTCTACCCAGGAAGTGACGTACCGGCCTCAGGATACCCAGGAGGGGGTGTGCCCTACTGCTCAACTCTGGCCATTCAACAA AATTCCTCCCGCAGCCTGTACAACAGCCCCTTCTACCATAACCAGAGCCTGTGTGAGCGGCACGCAGCGGTCATAAGCATCAGCGACCCCCACAGCAACCAGGATCTGCTAGGGCAAGCCAAGGCCTTCCCTAAACCCATCTACTCCTACAG CTGCCTGATTGCCATGGCTCTGAAGAACAGCCGGTCGGGCAGCCTCCCTGTCAGTGACATCTACGGCTTCATGAAGGACCACTTCCCTTATTTCAAG ACGGCCCCGGACGGCTGGAAGAACTCAGTGAGACACAACCTGTCTCTGAACAAGTGCTTTGTAAAGGTGGAGAACAAGCAGGGAGgccccacctcctccacccgtAAAGGCTGCCTGTGGGCCCTCAACCCAGCCAAGATGGacaagatggaggaggagatgcaGAAGGGGAGGCGCAAGGACCCGACAGCCATTCGCCGCAGCATGTCTAACCCAG ATGAGCTGGACAGGCTGATCACAGACCGACCCGACGGCTGCCAGAGAAAGACCTGTGACCCCAGGAAGTGTTTCCCCTCCAGCGCCtgccctccccctctgtctggaCATCACTTCCAAGTTCTGAATCCCGCCTGCCTAGGAGACCCTTGCTCCCCGGTACCGGCCCAGACACCTCCCCTTCACGCTGTCCCTATCTCCCAGCAGGAGCCCTACAGACCCCAACACGGCCTGTACAGCCTCCACCCTGACATCACAGCCGAGGCGGACGCCCTGGAAACCAGCATCATGGAGTTCGCTG GGAACCTATGGGAGGAGATGACAGAGGAGGGCTTCAGCCTGGATACTCTGGGTTCTCCTCTGTGCCTGTCTGACTGTGAGCTGAGCGCCTCCAGCCCGGAGGTACAGCCCCTGGTGGACCTGCAGGTGTCGGGTCTGTACGCAACACCAGTTGGCCCCTCCCAATATGTCGCCGGCACACAGGCGGGAGGTCGGGCCATTGCCCTGCTCTGA
- the LOC105014904 gene encoding forkhead box protein N4 isoform X2 — MTIATPRMSAVCRKSGNIVNLHRQLTAEPSQQCEDLPGDLPSLSWLTTVDVPRLQQMAAGRQAFHNTAAWGSTLQHTDQRSKMNTALGHETMVPPPSNVRTSYIGINYQNNLYGDNAVYPGSDVPASGYPGGGVPYCSTLAIQQNSSRSLYNSPFYHNQSLCERHAAVISISDPHSNQDLLGQAKAFPKPIYSYSCLIAMALKNSRSGSLPVSDIYGFMKDHFPYFKTAPDGWKNSVRHNLSLNKCFVKVENKQGGPTSSTRKGCLWALNPAKMDKMEEEMQKGRRKDPTAIRRSMSNPDELDRLITDRPDGCQRKTCDPRKCFPSSACPPPLSGHHFQVLNPACLGDPCSPVPAQTPPLHAVPISQQEPYRPQHGLYSLHPDITAEADALETSIMEFAGNLWEEMTEEGFSLDTLGSPLCLSDCELSASSPEVQPLVDLQVSGLYATPVGPSQYVAGTQAGGRAIALL, encoded by the exons ATGACCATTGCTACTCCCAGAATGTCAGCGGTTTGCAGAAAATCTGGAAACATCGTTAATCTTCACAG GCAGCTGACCGCTGAGCCATCCCAGCAGTGTGAGGATCTACCCGGGGACCTGCCGTCTCTGTCCTGGCTCACCACCGTGGATGTACCCAGGCTTCAGCAGATggctgcaggcaggcaggccttCCACAACACAGCAGCCTGGGGCAGTACCCTCCaacacacag ACCAGCGAAGCAAAATGAACACAGCTCTAGGACATGAAACCATGGTCCCTCCCCCTAGCAACGTGCGGACCAGTTATattggaataaactaccaaaaCAATCTTTATGGAGAT AATGCGGTCTACCCAGGAAGTGACGTACCGGCCTCAGGATACCCAGGAGGGGGTGTGCCCTACTGCTCAACTCTGGCCATTCAACAA AATTCCTCCCGCAGCCTGTACAACAGCCCCTTCTACCATAACCAGAGCCTGTGTGAGCGGCACGCAGCGGTCATAAGCATCAGCGACCCCCACAGCAACCAGGATCTGCTAGGGCAAGCCAAGGCCTTCCCTAAACCCATCTACTCCTACAG CTGCCTGATTGCCATGGCTCTGAAGAACAGCCGGTCGGGCAGCCTCCCTGTCAGTGACATCTACGGCTTCATGAAGGACCACTTCCCTTATTTCAAG ACGGCCCCGGACGGCTGGAAGAACTCAGTGAGACACAACCTGTCTCTGAACAAGTGCTTTGTAAAGGTGGAGAACAAGCAGGGAGgccccacctcctccacccgtAAAGGCTGCCTGTGGGCCCTCAACCCAGCCAAGATGGacaagatggaggaggagatgcaGAAGGGGAGGCGCAAGGACCCGACAGCCATTCGCCGCAGCATGTCTAACCCAG ATGAGCTGGACAGGCTGATCACAGACCGACCCGACGGCTGCCAGAGAAAGACCTGTGACCCCAGGAAGTGTTTCCCCTCCAGCGCCtgccctccccctctgtctggaCATCACTTCCAAGTTCTGAATCCCGCCTGCCTAGGAGACCCTTGCTCCCCGGTACCGGCCCAGACACCTCCCCTTCACGCTGTCCCTATCTCCCAGCAGGAGCCCTACAGACCCCAACACGGCCTGTACAGCCTCCACCCTGACATCACAGCCGAGGCGGACGCCCTGGAAACCAGCATCATGGAGTTCGCTG GGAACCTATGGGAGGAGATGACAGAGGAGGGCTTCAGCCTGGATACTCTGGGTTCTCCTCTGTGCCTGTCTGACTGTGAGCTGAGCGCCTCCAGCCCGGAGGTACAGCCCCTGGTGGACCTGCAGGTGTCGGGTCTGTACGCAACACCAGTTGGCCCCTCCCAATATGTCGCCGGCACACAGGCGGGAGGTCGGGCCATTGCCCTGCTCTGA
- the LOC105014904 gene encoding forkhead box protein N4 isoform X1, producing MTIATPRMSAVCRKSGNIVNLHRSSSQGFGQLTAEPSQQCEDLPGDLPSLSWLTTVDVPRLQQMAAGRQAFHNTAAWGSTLQHTDQRSKMNTALGHETMVPPPSNVRTSYIGINYQNNLYGDNAVYPGSDVPASGYPGGGVPYCSTLAIQQNSSRSLYNSPFYHNQSLCERHAAVISISDPHSNQDLLGQAKAFPKPIYSYSCLIAMALKNSRSGSLPVSDIYGFMKDHFPYFKTAPDGWKNSVRHNLSLNKCFVKVENKQGGPTSSTRKGCLWALNPAKMDKMEEEMQKGRRKDPTAIRRSMSNPDELDRLITDRPDGCQRKTCDPRKCFPSSACPPPLSGHHFQVLNPACLGDPCSPVPAQTPPLHAVPISQQEPYRPQHGLYSLHPDITAEADALETSIMEFAGNLWEEMTEEGFSLDTLGSPLCLSDCELSASSPEVQPLVDLQVSGLYATPVGPSQYVAGTQAGGRAIALL from the exons ATGACCATTGCTACTCCCAGAATGTCAGCGGTTTGCAGAAAATCTGGAAACATCGTTAATCTTCACAGGTCATCATCACAAGGTTTCGG GCAGCTGACCGCTGAGCCATCCCAGCAGTGTGAGGATCTACCCGGGGACCTGCCGTCTCTGTCCTGGCTCACCACCGTGGATGTACCCAGGCTTCAGCAGATggctgcaggcaggcaggccttCCACAACACAGCAGCCTGGGGCAGTACCCTCCaacacacag ACCAGCGAAGCAAAATGAACACAGCTCTAGGACATGAAACCATGGTCCCTCCCCCTAGCAACGTGCGGACCAGTTATattggaataaactaccaaaaCAATCTTTATGGAGAT AATGCGGTCTACCCAGGAAGTGACGTACCGGCCTCAGGATACCCAGGAGGGGGTGTGCCCTACTGCTCAACTCTGGCCATTCAACAA AATTCCTCCCGCAGCCTGTACAACAGCCCCTTCTACCATAACCAGAGCCTGTGTGAGCGGCACGCAGCGGTCATAAGCATCAGCGACCCCCACAGCAACCAGGATCTGCTAGGGCAAGCCAAGGCCTTCCCTAAACCCATCTACTCCTACAG CTGCCTGATTGCCATGGCTCTGAAGAACAGCCGGTCGGGCAGCCTCCCTGTCAGTGACATCTACGGCTTCATGAAGGACCACTTCCCTTATTTCAAG ACGGCCCCGGACGGCTGGAAGAACTCAGTGAGACACAACCTGTCTCTGAACAAGTGCTTTGTAAAGGTGGAGAACAAGCAGGGAGgccccacctcctccacccgtAAAGGCTGCCTGTGGGCCCTCAACCCAGCCAAGATGGacaagatggaggaggagatgcaGAAGGGGAGGCGCAAGGACCCGACAGCCATTCGCCGCAGCATGTCTAACCCAG ATGAGCTGGACAGGCTGATCACAGACCGACCCGACGGCTGCCAGAGAAAGACCTGTGACCCCAGGAAGTGTTTCCCCTCCAGCGCCtgccctccccctctgtctggaCATCACTTCCAAGTTCTGAATCCCGCCTGCCTAGGAGACCCTTGCTCCCCGGTACCGGCCCAGACACCTCCCCTTCACGCTGTCCCTATCTCCCAGCAGGAGCCCTACAGACCCCAACACGGCCTGTACAGCCTCCACCCTGACATCACAGCCGAGGCGGACGCCCTGGAAACCAGCATCATGGAGTTCGCTG GGAACCTATGGGAGGAGATGACAGAGGAGGGCTTCAGCCTGGATACTCTGGGTTCTCCTCTGTGCCTGTCTGACTGTGAGCTGAGCGCCTCCAGCCCGGAGGTACAGCCCCTGGTGGACCTGCAGGTGTCGGGTCTGTACGCAACACCAGTTGGCCCCTCCCAATATGTCGCCGGCACACAGGCGGGAGGTCGGGCCATTGCCCTGCTCTGA
- the LOC105014904 gene encoding forkhead box protein N4 isoform X5 codes for MTIATPRMSAVCRKSGNIVNLHRSSSQGFGQLTAEPSQQCEDLPGDLPSLSWLTTVDVPRLQQMAAGRQAFHNTAAWGSTLQHTDQRSKMNTALGHETMVPPPSNVRTSYIGINYQNNLYGDNSSRSLYNSPFYHNQSLCERHAAVISISDPHSNQDLLGQAKAFPKPIYSYSCLIAMALKNSRSGSLPVSDIYGFMKDHFPYFKTAPDGWKNSVRHNLSLNKCFVKVENKQGGPTSSTRKGCLWALNPAKMDKMEEEMQKGRRKDPTAIRRSMSNPDELDRLITDRPDGCQRKTCDPRKCFPSSACPPPLSGHHFQVLNPACLGDPCSPVPAQTPPLHAVPISQQEPYRPQHGLYSLHPDITAEADALETSIMEFAGNLWEEMTEEGFSLDTLGSPLCLSDCELSASSPEVQPLVDLQVSGLYATPVGPSQYVAGTQAGGRAIALL; via the exons ATGACCATTGCTACTCCCAGAATGTCAGCGGTTTGCAGAAAATCTGGAAACATCGTTAATCTTCACAGGTCATCATCACAAGGTTTCGG GCAGCTGACCGCTGAGCCATCCCAGCAGTGTGAGGATCTACCCGGGGACCTGCCGTCTCTGTCCTGGCTCACCACCGTGGATGTACCCAGGCTTCAGCAGATggctgcaggcaggcaggccttCCACAACACAGCAGCCTGGGGCAGTACCCTCCaacacacag ACCAGCGAAGCAAAATGAACACAGCTCTAGGACATGAAACCATGGTCCCTCCCCCTAGCAACGTGCGGACCAGTTATattggaataaactaccaaaaCAATCTTTATGGAGAT AATTCCTCCCGCAGCCTGTACAACAGCCCCTTCTACCATAACCAGAGCCTGTGTGAGCGGCACGCAGCGGTCATAAGCATCAGCGACCCCCACAGCAACCAGGATCTGCTAGGGCAAGCCAAGGCCTTCCCTAAACCCATCTACTCCTACAG CTGCCTGATTGCCATGGCTCTGAAGAACAGCCGGTCGGGCAGCCTCCCTGTCAGTGACATCTACGGCTTCATGAAGGACCACTTCCCTTATTTCAAG ACGGCCCCGGACGGCTGGAAGAACTCAGTGAGACACAACCTGTCTCTGAACAAGTGCTTTGTAAAGGTGGAGAACAAGCAGGGAGgccccacctcctccacccgtAAAGGCTGCCTGTGGGCCCTCAACCCAGCCAAGATGGacaagatggaggaggagatgcaGAAGGGGAGGCGCAAGGACCCGACAGCCATTCGCCGCAGCATGTCTAACCCAG ATGAGCTGGACAGGCTGATCACAGACCGACCCGACGGCTGCCAGAGAAAGACCTGTGACCCCAGGAAGTGTTTCCCCTCCAGCGCCtgccctccccctctgtctggaCATCACTTCCAAGTTCTGAATCCCGCCTGCCTAGGAGACCCTTGCTCCCCGGTACCGGCCCAGACACCTCCCCTTCACGCTGTCCCTATCTCCCAGCAGGAGCCCTACAGACCCCAACACGGCCTGTACAGCCTCCACCCTGACATCACAGCCGAGGCGGACGCCCTGGAAACCAGCATCATGGAGTTCGCTG GGAACCTATGGGAGGAGATGACAGAGGAGGGCTTCAGCCTGGATACTCTGGGTTCTCCTCTGTGCCTGTCTGACTGTGAGCTGAGCGCCTCCAGCCCGGAGGTACAGCCCCTGGTGGACCTGCAGGTGTCGGGTCTGTACGCAACACCAGTTGGCCCCTCCCAATATGTCGCCGGCACACAGGCGGGAGGTCGGGCCATTGCCCTGCTCTGA
- the LOC105014904 gene encoding forkhead box protein N4 isoform X4, whose translation MVTWMFSSKRQLTAEPSQQCEDLPGDLPSLSWLTTVDVPRLQQMAAGRQAFHNTAAWGSTLQHTDQRSKMNTALGHETMVPPPSNVRTSYIGINYQNNLYGDNAVYPGSDVPASGYPGGGVPYCSTLAIQQNSSRSLYNSPFYHNQSLCERHAAVISISDPHSNQDLLGQAKAFPKPIYSYSCLIAMALKNSRSGSLPVSDIYGFMKDHFPYFKTAPDGWKNSVRHNLSLNKCFVKVENKQGGPTSSTRKGCLWALNPAKMDKMEEEMQKGRRKDPTAIRRSMSNPDELDRLITDRPDGCQRKTCDPRKCFPSSACPPPLSGHHFQVLNPACLGDPCSPVPAQTPPLHAVPISQQEPYRPQHGLYSLHPDITAEADALETSIMEFAGNLWEEMTEEGFSLDTLGSPLCLSDCELSASSPEVQPLVDLQVSGLYATPVGPSQYVAGTQAGGRAIALL comes from the exons ATGGTTACATGGATGTTTTCCTCTAAAAG GCAGCTGACCGCTGAGCCATCCCAGCAGTGTGAGGATCTACCCGGGGACCTGCCGTCTCTGTCCTGGCTCACCACCGTGGATGTACCCAGGCTTCAGCAGATggctgcaggcaggcaggccttCCACAACACAGCAGCCTGGGGCAGTACCCTCCaacacacag ACCAGCGAAGCAAAATGAACACAGCTCTAGGACATGAAACCATGGTCCCTCCCCCTAGCAACGTGCGGACCAGTTATattggaataaactaccaaaaCAATCTTTATGGAGAT AATGCGGTCTACCCAGGAAGTGACGTACCGGCCTCAGGATACCCAGGAGGGGGTGTGCCCTACTGCTCAACTCTGGCCATTCAACAA AATTCCTCCCGCAGCCTGTACAACAGCCCCTTCTACCATAACCAGAGCCTGTGTGAGCGGCACGCAGCGGTCATAAGCATCAGCGACCCCCACAGCAACCAGGATCTGCTAGGGCAAGCCAAGGCCTTCCCTAAACCCATCTACTCCTACAG CTGCCTGATTGCCATGGCTCTGAAGAACAGCCGGTCGGGCAGCCTCCCTGTCAGTGACATCTACGGCTTCATGAAGGACCACTTCCCTTATTTCAAG ACGGCCCCGGACGGCTGGAAGAACTCAGTGAGACACAACCTGTCTCTGAACAAGTGCTTTGTAAAGGTGGAGAACAAGCAGGGAGgccccacctcctccacccgtAAAGGCTGCCTGTGGGCCCTCAACCCAGCCAAGATGGacaagatggaggaggagatgcaGAAGGGGAGGCGCAAGGACCCGACAGCCATTCGCCGCAGCATGTCTAACCCAG ATGAGCTGGACAGGCTGATCACAGACCGACCCGACGGCTGCCAGAGAAAGACCTGTGACCCCAGGAAGTGTTTCCCCTCCAGCGCCtgccctccccctctgtctggaCATCACTTCCAAGTTCTGAATCCCGCCTGCCTAGGAGACCCTTGCTCCCCGGTACCGGCCCAGACACCTCCCCTTCACGCTGTCCCTATCTCCCAGCAGGAGCCCTACAGACCCCAACACGGCCTGTACAGCCTCCACCCTGACATCACAGCCGAGGCGGACGCCCTGGAAACCAGCATCATGGAGTTCGCTG GGAACCTATGGGAGGAGATGACAGAGGAGGGCTTCAGCCTGGATACTCTGGGTTCTCCTCTGTGCCTGTCTGACTGTGAGCTGAGCGCCTCCAGCCCGGAGGTACAGCCCCTGGTGGACCTGCAGGTGTCGGGTCTGTACGCAACACCAGTTGGCCCCTCCCAATATGTCGCCGGCACACAGGCGGGAGGTCGGGCCATTGCCCTGCTCTGA
- the LOC105014904 gene encoding forkhead box protein N4 isoform X6 encodes MYPGFSRWLQAGRPSTTQQPGAVPSNTQNAVYPGSDVPASGYPGGGVPYCSTLAIQQNSSRSLYNSPFYHNQSLCERHAAVISISDPHSNQDLLGQAKAFPKPIYSYSCLIAMALKNSRSGSLPVSDIYGFMKDHFPYFKTAPDGWKNSVRHNLSLNKCFVKVENKQGGPTSSTRKGCLWALNPAKMDKMEEEMQKGRRKDPTAIRRSMSNPDELDRLITDRPDGCQRKTCDPRKCFPSSACPPPLSGHHFQVLNPACLGDPCSPVPAQTPPLHAVPISQQEPYRPQHGLYSLHPDITAEADALETSIMEFAGNLWEEMTEEGFSLDTLGSPLCLSDCELSASSPEVQPLVDLQVSGLYATPVGPSQYVAGTQAGGRAIALL; translated from the exons ATGTACCCAGGCTTCAGCAGATggctgcaggcaggcaggccttCCACAACACAGCAGCCTGGGGCAGTACCCTCCaacacacag AATGCGGTCTACCCAGGAAGTGACGTACCGGCCTCAGGATACCCAGGAGGGGGTGTGCCCTACTGCTCAACTCTGGCCATTCAACAA AATTCCTCCCGCAGCCTGTACAACAGCCCCTTCTACCATAACCAGAGCCTGTGTGAGCGGCACGCAGCGGTCATAAGCATCAGCGACCCCCACAGCAACCAGGATCTGCTAGGGCAAGCCAAGGCCTTCCCTAAACCCATCTACTCCTACAG CTGCCTGATTGCCATGGCTCTGAAGAACAGCCGGTCGGGCAGCCTCCCTGTCAGTGACATCTACGGCTTCATGAAGGACCACTTCCCTTATTTCAAG ACGGCCCCGGACGGCTGGAAGAACTCAGTGAGACACAACCTGTCTCTGAACAAGTGCTTTGTAAAGGTGGAGAACAAGCAGGGAGgccccacctcctccacccgtAAAGGCTGCCTGTGGGCCCTCAACCCAGCCAAGATGGacaagatggaggaggagatgcaGAAGGGGAGGCGCAAGGACCCGACAGCCATTCGCCGCAGCATGTCTAACCCAG ATGAGCTGGACAGGCTGATCACAGACCGACCCGACGGCTGCCAGAGAAAGACCTGTGACCCCAGGAAGTGTTTCCCCTCCAGCGCCtgccctccccctctgtctggaCATCACTTCCAAGTTCTGAATCCCGCCTGCCTAGGAGACCCTTGCTCCCCGGTACCGGCCCAGACACCTCCCCTTCACGCTGTCCCTATCTCCCAGCAGGAGCCCTACAGACCCCAACACGGCCTGTACAGCCTCCACCCTGACATCACAGCCGAGGCGGACGCCCTGGAAACCAGCATCATGGAGTTCGCTG GGAACCTATGGGAGGAGATGACAGAGGAGGGCTTCAGCCTGGATACTCTGGGTTCTCCTCTGTGCCTGTCTGACTGTGAGCTGAGCGCCTCCAGCCCGGAGGTACAGCCCCTGGTGGACCTGCAGGTGTCGGGTCTGTACGCAACACCAGTTGGCCCCTCCCAATATGTCGCCGGCACACAGGCGGGAGGTCGGGCCATTGCCCTGCTCTGA